Sequence from the Vanacampus margaritifer isolate UIUO_Vmar chromosome 18, RoL_Vmar_1.0, whole genome shotgun sequence genome:
GAGAGAGTATGGGCAAAGGAGGGATTGGTCTCCAATGTGGTCTTAGCTCTGCATGACAACCCCTGGCTGTGCGACTGCCGCCTGAAAGGCTTTGTGGAGTTCATCCGAGCGGTCGGCCCTCCCATCATTCTCATGAACTCTTATTTGAAGTGTTCGGGCCCCGCCTCTAAAGTGGACAAGTTTTTCCACAAGATCCAGTTGAAAACATGCACAAAGCCTGTGGCTTCCTCCCCAGAGACTAACGTCAGTGTGGCTCCCGGAACAAACGCAACACTCTCATGCTTAGTCAAGGCCAGGCCGAGCCCAACCATTGAGTGGATGTACAGTCAGAAGATTATAAGAGGATTTAcgggtaagatttttttttttataccgttGTCCATTAAACAGTTGTAAACCTGCTGTCAGAGCACTCTAACCACATTTCGAGCTAGCAGTATATTTCACTCTCACAGTCATCTGATTTATAATTCCAGTGGGCGGTAGGTAGAAAGGAAGGGGATAGCTACTGTATGTCACCTACAAAACAATGTATATCAGATTAGTATAATAGCAGTTTGAAACGGTGCAACCCGTCAAGATGATGTTTGAAGATTGTTGCTACATTTAAACCCTCTGTCGGAAATAGTGGGCAGCCAAGGCCAGGGGCAAGATCGAGATTTTAGGGACAGTACCTGGGtcaagaaagtgtgtgtgtgtgtgtgtggggggggttgcTGGAAATGGAGACGCTAGAGAGGACATTCATGAATGTGGTTACTCAAGACTTGCAGATAGCTCGTTAGAACAGAATTGGAGATGTGCTGAAGGAGATGTAGAAGGATGCTTTGCTTTTGTAACCCTCGAATAAGCTTAGCTCAAAGCgaaaaaagatgatgatgaccTTGGTCCAGAAAATTAGCTGAAGGACATGTCCCAAAACGGGAATTCATTTACCACTGAACCACTGGATCGTACTGAGTGTAAAATTTTCAGTGTAAGAGTAATTTCGGACTTCTTCCCATTCTGCTCCCTTTGTTATAGAAGTGACCATTCTCTGTCCACTAGTTAATGGAACTCCGCCATATAGGTACCATATTGCTGCAGTTGGAGTACGAAAGATTTTAGAGACACAACTTTAGTCTTAGACCAAGAAGTAAAGACATATCCATGATCTAGTTCCATTTTCTCCGTACAGCAACTGTGACCCCCGTCGACGAGGAAACCGTCAACTCCACTCTGGTGATCCCCTCCTTGCACCTCGGGAACGCAGGACTCTACACCTGCCTGGCCAACAATTTCATCGGCAACTCCTCTGTTGGGATCACGGTGAGCGTCAGCGCTTTGAGTAACTCCGCTCCCCTCCCGCCACCTTCGCCCATCTTTTCCCCCGACGAGAACACCTACATTGACATCCGCATCGCCAAGCAGACAGTTTATGGCATCACCCTGGAGTGGCGCGCAGCCACCGGCAACCCGGCAGAAACTTGGTTCACCGTCCACTTTGGCAAGTACGACTCACCCAAAAGGGAGACCATCTACATTGGACCAGGCATCAACAGCTATTCAGTCAACGATTTGCTTCCTGTTACCAAATACGAGGTGTGCGTGACCCTGAGGAACCACCGGCCGCGGGAAGGCCAGTGTGTTGTCTTTGTGACGGGAAGCGATGTCAGtcagatggagcagagggagcGTCTGATCCACATAGTTGTCGTCGTGTGCGTCATGGTGCTGGCCGTGCCGGTCGGCATTTACGCCTGCACCACCGAGGCCCGCCTCAGCTGTGTGGAACCCTGTGGGATTCTGTGGAGAAAGCGACATTTGCGGTCTCACAATGGGAACCTGCAGGAGGTCGAGAGTCAGGGGACGGAAAGTCAGTGTCCCGAGAGTCAGGGGCCCGAGAGTCTGGGCACTTTTGACAGCCTGCCGGCGGCCAGTGATGAGGTCCTGTGCAGGGACGTGcaggaaaatgcaaaaaagaagCGCAAGTCTGACGACAGATGCAAAGGAGGAAGTGCGGCCTATCTGTACTAAATCAACTCCTATCCATCAaaacattttctataccacttatcTTGTTGAGGGTCACatggagctggagcctatcctcgTTGACTTTGGGTGAAAGGCGGACTACAATCTGGACTGGTTGCTgttcaatcacagggcacattttgtgaaaaaacacaattctcactcaaataaatcaacaacaactctgcctttcttcttttacTGTAAGAAgtgtttatatttaatttttaatgtaaggaaggatttctatttttttttttcattttgataaTCAAATGTATATACATTATGACtttattacatttgtatttgtcttatGATTAATGTTCAGTATGTATCATTCCTGGATTAAAATGATAAAGCCAGACAAATACTGAggcattcttttcttttctttcttttttttttagcacaatcACTCAGAGGATTTGTTACATAAGTGCTATATTCCCGTGCATTTATCCATACACTCCTAAGAAGATTAGAGTGATTTTCTCTCTGAACCCTTGTCAGCGGGACATGATATTTCCATTTAATGACAGGTCCCATTGCCCATGTTCTGCACAATGATTGGTAAGCGCTGTCTACATGATTTTTATTAACTGCAATTTTAGCAATGTTGTCAGCTCAgaatttta
This genomic interval carries:
- the LOC144037945 gene encoding leucine-rich repeat, immunoglobulin-like domain and transmembrane domain-containing protein 2, producing MDGFCVALHIAFVFYLVALGSSTCLNGCSCTDETLGRSLLCMETPLSQIPEDIPHNFTKIRVENCHLTELPRGSFSKVGALEFLWLNFNDITLMNIKSLQGLANLTELRLQGNKLSSVPWTAFQDTPKLKILDLKHNRLDVLLEHSLKHLPMLTYLDLSFNHLSVVSKDVFVNWPLYQKAERVWAKEGLVSNVVLALHDNPWLCDCRLKGFVEFIRAVGPPIILMNSYLKCSGPASKVDKFFHKIQLKTCTKPVASSPETNVSVAPGTNATLSCLVKARPSPTIEWMYSQKIIRGFTATVTPVDEETVNSTLVIPSLHLGNAGLYTCLANNFIGNSSVGITVSVSALSNSAPLPPPSPIFSPDENTYIDIRIAKQTVYGITLEWRAATGNPAETWFTVHFGKYDSPKRETIYIGPGINSYSVNDLLPVTKYEVCVTLRNHRPREGQCVVFVTGSDVSQMEQRERLIHIVVVVCVMVLAVPVGIYACTTEARLSCVEPCGILWRKRHLRSHNGNLQEVESQGTESQCPESQGPESLGTFDSLPAASDEVLCRDVQENAKKKRKSDDRCKGGSAAYLY